A window from Kovacikia minuta CCNUW1 encodes these proteins:
- a CDS encoding carotenoid oxygenase family protein, which produces MTPHYCIFFQNPVSFNPLPYILGLRGAAECIQFHPERSTRVVVIPRKDQGSRIKNQESDSSLCLEPLSFEVPSGFVFHHANAFEQGDEVVVDSICYNSLPAVEPGSDYLQTDFEALEPGQLWRFRLNLNTQTGQRELLESRCCEFPTVHPAVVGHPYRYLYIGAAHAPAGNAPLQAILKLDLETGTRQLWSAAPHGYMSEPIFVPRSQANRTELSAAELAAVEDDGWLLAIVYDAAHERSDVAILDAQDLNRGPIARLHLKHHIPYGLHGSFATGLVGVGDSY; this is translated from the coding sequence ATCACCCCCCACTACTGCATCTTTTTCCAAAACCCGGTCAGCTTTAATCCGCTCCCCTACATCCTGGGTTTACGAGGTGCGGCTGAATGTATTCAGTTTCATCCAGAGCGATCGACACGGGTTGTGGTCATTCCAAGAAAGGATCAAGGATCAAGGATCAAGAATCAAGAATCTGACTCATCCTTGTGCCTTGAGCCTTTATCCTTTGAAGTTCCTTCCGGTTTCGTCTTCCACCATGCCAACGCCTTTGAGCAGGGGGATGAGGTGGTCGTTGACTCGATTTGCTACAACTCGCTTCCAGCCGTAGAACCCGGATCAGATTACCTTCAAACAGATTTTGAAGCTCTGGAGCCTGGTCAACTCTGGCGGTTCCGGTTAAATCTGAACACCCAAACGGGACAACGAGAATTGCTGGAAAGCCGCTGTTGCGAGTTTCCAACGGTTCATCCAGCCGTGGTTGGGCATCCCTACCGCTATCTTTACATCGGCGCAGCCCACGCTCCCGCCGGAAATGCCCCCCTCCAGGCTATTTTGAAGCTTGATCTGGAAACAGGCACTCGCCAGCTTTGGAGTGCCGCTCCCCACGGTTATATGAGCGAACCCATTTTTGTTCCCCGCTCCCAAGCGAACAGAACAGAATTATCTGCGGCTGAATTGGCTGCGGTAGAAGATGACGGTTGGCTACTGGCGATCGTTTATGATGCGGCTCATGAGCGTTCCGATGTGGCAATTCTAGATGCCCAGGATCTCAATCGGGGACCGATCGCCCGATTACATCTCAAACACCATATTCCCTACGGCTTACACGGCAGTTTTGCAACTGGTCTGGTAGGAGTAGGTGATAGTTACTAA
- a CDS encoding gamma carbonic anhydrase family protein, giving the protein MNDFSSEQTDRPSFWSIPDSSRAAFVAGNATVVGNVELSDGVSVWYGAVLRGDVERIVIGAHTNIQDGAILHGDPGKPTILEDYVTVGHRAVVHSAYVERGSLIGIGAIVLDGVRVGTGSIIGAGAVVTKDIPARSLVVGVPGKVLRQISEQEAAELIVHAQRYEKLALVHAGKGTELGFGEENDGDE; this is encoded by the coding sequence GTGAACGATTTTAGTAGTGAACAGACCGATCGCCCGTCCTTCTGGTCGATTCCAGATTCTTCGAGGGCGGCATTTGTGGCTGGAAACGCCACAGTAGTTGGCAATGTGGAGCTATCCGATGGTGTTAGCGTCTGGTATGGGGCTGTGCTACGGGGGGATGTGGAACGGATTGTAATTGGGGCACATACCAATATTCAGGACGGGGCAATTTTGCATGGTGATCCGGGTAAACCAACGATCCTGGAAGATTACGTGACGGTTGGGCATCGTGCAGTTGTCCACAGTGCCTATGTTGAGCGCGGTTCTCTGATTGGGATTGGAGCCATTGTGCTGGATGGAGTGCGGGTCGGGACGGGCAGCATTATCGGTGCAGGGGCGGTTGTGACGAAGGACATTCCAGCCCGATCGCTCGTCGTTGGTGTTCCAGGTAAAGTTTTGCGTCAAATTTCTGAACAGGAAGCGGCAGAACTGATTGTTCATGCCCAACGGTATGAAAAGTTAGCCCTGGTACATGCTGGGAAAGGAACGGAGTTGGGATTTGGAGAGGAGAATGATGGTGATGAATGA
- a CDS encoding photosystem II protein Y, with protein MDWRLLIVVLPLAFAAFWVFRNIGQDALKQGQDFISKT; from the coding sequence ATGGACTGGCGTTTGCTGATCGTTGTGCTTCCCCTTGCATTTGCTGCCTTCTGGGTGTTTAGAAACATAGGTCAAGATGCTCTGAAACAAGGGCAAGATTTCATCTCTAAGACCTGA
- a CDS encoding SRPBCC domain-containing protein: MPSLYTTIEIYASRHKVWNTLFRKEAWMYWNTFLYDCDARRPFEQGREVWLSVRRTPGDEETEFQPLVTLIQPEICLRWVSSIPGFVNEHVFELQEIGRDRTQYTHRETFSGPLTRLILPFIRQDEHQGIRRMARELKRYVEDRG, translated from the coding sequence ATGCCAAGTCTTTACACAACGATTGAAATTTATGCATCCCGACACAAAGTGTGGAATACCCTTTTTCGTAAAGAAGCGTGGATGTACTGGAATACTTTTTTGTATGACTGTGATGCCCGTCGCCCTTTTGAGCAGGGACGCGAAGTTTGGCTCTCCGTGCGCCGCACTCCAGGAGATGAAGAAACAGAATTTCAACCCCTGGTTACGTTGATTCAGCCAGAGATTTGTTTGCGGTGGGTTTCTTCCATTCCCGGTTTTGTAAACGAACATGTCTTCGAGCTTCAGGAAATTGGCCGCGATCGCACCCAATATACCCATCGGGAAACCTTTTCTGGTCCACTTACTCGCCTTATTCTTCCTTTTATTCGTCAGGATGAACACCAGGGCATTCGACGTATGGCGCGGGAATTGAAGCGATATGTGGAAGATAGGGGATAG
- a CDS encoding malic enzyme-like NAD(P)-binding protein yields MTNLTPNSSFSLTIRFQLPNRPGMLASVTKAISSLGGSLGQIDLIEQTRQLSLRDITVDAASTEHAETIVEAVRALPEIKVLNVYDRTFNLHRGGKISVQSRIPLRGQDDLAMAYTPGVGRICTAIAQDPEQAYSLTIKQNTVAIVTDGSAVLGLGNLGPAAALPVMEGKAMLFKEFGALDAFPICLATQDVDAIVETVKNIAPVFGGVNLEDIAAPRCFEIEARLQRELDIPVFHDDQHGTAIVSLAALINALKLVDKSMAEVRIVINGAGAAGVAIARLLRKAGAEQIAMCDSKGILALDRTDLTEQKREFAVEKGGTLADAMRGSDVFLGVSVPGVVTPEMVKSMAKDPIVFAMANPIPEIQPELVAGDVAVMATGRSDYPNQINNVLAFPGVFRGALDCRASTFTTTMYLEAAQAIASLIKPSDLNREYIIPSVFDERVSPTVSAAVQHAARQDGIAQA; encoded by the coding sequence ATGACTAATCTCACTCCCAATTCAAGTTTTAGCTTGACGATTCGGTTTCAGCTTCCTAACCGTCCGGGTATGCTGGCAAGCGTGACCAAGGCAATTTCATCGCTGGGGGGAAGTCTGGGTCAGATTGATCTGATTGAACAGACGCGCCAGCTCTCCCTACGGGACATCACGGTGGATGCCGCCAGTACGGAACATGCGGAAACGATCGTGGAGGCGGTGAGGGCATTGCCAGAGATTAAGGTTTTAAATGTTTATGATCGCACCTTCAACCTGCATCGGGGTGGCAAAATCAGCGTTCAGAGTCGGATTCCCCTGAGAGGGCAGGATGATCTGGCAATGGCGTACACACCAGGAGTGGGGCGAATTTGTACGGCGATTGCCCAAGACCCGGAGCAGGCTTACAGCCTTACGATTAAACAGAATACGGTGGCGATTGTCACTGATGGGAGTGCGGTATTGGGATTGGGAAATTTGGGTCCGGCAGCGGCACTGCCTGTGATGGAAGGGAAAGCCATGTTGTTCAAAGAATTTGGTGCTTTAGATGCTTTTCCGATTTGTTTGGCGACCCAGGATGTGGACGCGATCGTCGAAACGGTGAAGAACATTGCGCCTGTTTTTGGGGGGGTCAACCTGGAGGATATTGCCGCTCCTCGCTGCTTTGAAATTGAAGCCCGACTTCAACGGGAACTGGATATCCCGGTCTTTCATGATGACCAGCACGGTACGGCAATTGTCAGCCTGGCAGCGCTGATCAATGCCCTAAAACTGGTAGATAAATCGATGGCTGAAGTCCGGATTGTGATCAATGGAGCGGGGGCAGCCGGAGTTGCGATCGCCCGTCTGCTGCGAAAGGCTGGGGCAGAACAGATTGCCATGTGTGATTCCAAAGGAATTCTGGCGCTCGATCGGACTGACCTGACGGAGCAAAAACGGGAATTTGCGGTGGAGAAGGGGGGAACCCTGGCAGATGCGATGCGGGGCAGTGATGTGTTTTTAGGGGTGAGTGTACCAGGAGTGGTGACCCCAGAAATGGTGAAATCGATGGCAAAAGACCCGATCGTCTTTGCGATGGCAAACCCCATACCCGAAATTCAACCTGAGCTGGTCGCAGGGGATGTGGCAGTAATGGCAACCGGGCGCAGCGACTATCCCAATCAAATTAACAATGTGTTGGCATTTCCGGGGGTTTTCCGGGGGGCGTTGGATTGCCGTGCCTCTACGTTTACAACCACCATGTATCTGGAAGCGGCGCAGGCGATCGCGTCCCTGATTAAACCCAGCGACTTGAATCGGGAGTATATCATTCCCTCAGTTTTTGACGAACGGGTTTCCCCAACCGTTTCTGCGGCGGTTCAGCATGCCGCCCGTCAGGATGGAATTGCTCAGGCTTAG
- a CDS encoding o-succinylbenzoate synthase, with protein sequence MHYQFQFDRYQHRFKHPLQTSYGVWEVREGIILKLTDDAGQTYWGEIAPVPWFGSETLEQAWEFCCHLPPEITEEPIFSIADTLPACQFGFESALYSIRAKSPFSNTLSYSRLLPAGKAALRTWKSFWEQGFRTFKWKIGVFAIAEELEVFHHLMQTLPPTAQVRLDANGGLSHEAANEWLRTCDEINTTQQVAAEVEYLEQPLPPQNFEQMQQLNPALSSADRPG encoded by the coding sequence ATGCACTACCAATTCCAGTTCGATCGCTACCAGCATCGGTTCAAGCATCCATTACAAACCAGTTATGGGGTGTGGGAGGTGAGAGAAGGAATCATCCTGAAATTGACTGATGATGCAGGGCAAACCTATTGGGGGGAAATTGCGCCTGTTCCCTGGTTTGGTTCAGAAACCCTGGAGCAGGCATGGGAATTTTGTTGCCATCTACCCCCTGAAATTACCGAAGAACCCATTTTTTCGATCGCAGATACGCTCCCTGCCTGCCAATTTGGATTTGAGTCAGCTCTTTACTCCATCCGGGCTAAAAGTCCTTTTTCTAATACGCTTTCCTATAGTCGCCTGCTCCCTGCTGGAAAGGCAGCATTACGAACCTGGAAATCTTTTTGGGAACAGGGTTTTCGTACCTTTAAGTGGAAGATTGGGGTGTTTGCGATCGCTGAAGAACTGGAAGTTTTTCATCACCTCATGCAAACGCTGCCTCCTACAGCCCAAGTTCGACTGGATGCGAATGGGGGTCTCAGCCATGAGGCTGCAAATGAGTGGCTGCGGACCTGTGACGAAATCAACACAACACAACAGGTTGCTGCCGAAGTTGAATATTTAGAGCAACCCCTTCCCCCCCAAAACTTTGAACAGATGCAGCAACTCAACCCAGCGTTATCGTCTGCCGATCGCCCTGGATGA
- the menA gene encoding 2-carboxy-1,4-naphthoquinone phytyltransferase: MTETLKTSTPRPNRKLWLAAIKPPMYSVAIMPIWVGSAVAFHETGTFHQGIFLTFIAAAILILAWENLSNDVFDSETGVDVNKANSLVNLTGNKPLIFWISNLCLILGLAGVGAIAFWQQDLTVIGLILFCCFLGYIYQGPPFRLSYQGMGEILCFFAFGPLAFAAAYYSQTRSWSNINLAASVVVGIATSLILFCSHFNQVNDDAAVGKKSPIVRLGSKRAAQLLPWVCGSIYGLTALFVLLRIFPVWTLLTLVSLPFAFKLCRFIGTHYHQPEKLTYCRFLAVALHFWSGLLLGLGFIL, translated from the coding sequence ATGACTGAAACCCTTAAAACATCAACCCCACGTCCAAACCGCAAGCTATGGTTGGCGGCAATCAAACCCCCCATGTATAGCGTTGCCATTATGCCAATTTGGGTTGGGAGTGCCGTCGCTTTCCACGAAACTGGAACGTTCCACCAGGGTATTTTCCTGACCTTCATAGCGGCTGCCATCCTGATCCTTGCTTGGGAAAACCTGAGTAACGATGTGTTCGACTCGGAAACGGGGGTTGATGTCAATAAGGCAAATTCCCTCGTCAATTTGACTGGAAATAAACCGCTGATTTTCTGGATCAGTAATCTGTGTCTGATTTTAGGGTTAGCAGGTGTAGGGGCGATCGCTTTCTGGCAACAGGATTTGACCGTCATTGGTCTGATCTTGTTCTGCTGTTTTCTGGGCTACATTTACCAGGGACCGCCCTTCCGCCTCAGCTATCAAGGCATGGGAGAGATTCTCTGTTTCTTTGCCTTTGGTCCCCTGGCGTTTGCCGCTGCCTACTACAGCCAAACCCGCTCCTGGTCTAACATTAATCTTGCTGCATCGGTAGTGGTTGGTATTGCCACCAGTCTAATCCTGTTTTGCTCCCACTTTAACCAGGTGAATGATGATGCTGCGGTGGGCAAAAAATCACCGATCGTCCGTCTGGGTAGCAAACGAGCTGCCCAACTTCTTCCCTGGGTATGCGGCAGTATCTATGGTCTGACGGCTTTATTCGTGCTGCTAAGAATCTTTCCCGTCTGGACCCTTTTGACCTTGGTCAGTCTGCCCTTTGCCTTCAAGCTCTGTCGGTTTATTGGAACTCATTACCACCAGCCCGAAAAACTCACCTACTGTCGCTTTCTTGCTGTTGCCTTGCATTTCTGGAGCGGTTTACTGCTGGGGTTGGGCTTTATTTTATAG
- a CDS encoding isochorismate synthase, with the protein MTVTPYCKNLFQSRRDLHQFLSNCKQTSIEKNYSQIISISLEIDPVDPLVLFHQIAKPDQLSFYIEKRELSNGNYTPVHRSGSIKSPDQISGIVAIGSTVQLQIEGSDRFKQAKDFIHKTLENTTVSGNPDLPLAGPHFFCSFTFFDRHSEQNSFFPAATIFLPEWQISYQENRCTVVVNIAIHPTLHLESVVEELWQKFQTISSVNYELISPAIDHRDLLKRQDVTDTLHFKQSVFSALDLIQKNVFNKIVLAHAFDILSPLPFHPIHSLHNLRQLYPDCYIFAISNGRGQYFIGASPERLISLRNQRLVTDALAGSAPRGQTTCEDAYLANSLLNSVKEMHEHQVVIEFITRQLCQLGLAPNSLPLRLLQLSNIQHLQTPIQAFVPAHIHLLDAVAELHPTPAVAGVPREIACDYICRYELFERSLYAAPIGWVDHQGNGEFAVGIRSALIDGCHARLYAGAGIVSGSDPDRELAEVQLKLQALLAALV; encoded by the coding sequence ATGACAGTTACACCGTACTGCAAAAATCTGTTTCAAAGCCGTCGGGATCTGCACCAATTTCTTTCAAATTGTAAGCAAACATCCATTGAGAAAAACTATTCACAAATTATTAGCATCTCCCTGGAAATTGACCCCGTTGATCCATTGGTTCTCTTTCACCAAATCGCAAAACCTGATCAGCTCAGTTTTTATATTGAAAAGCGTGAACTTAGCAATGGAAACTACACCCCAGTTCATCGAAGTGGGTCAATAAAAAGTCCAGATCAAATCAGTGGAATTGTTGCAATTGGGTCTACTGTTCAGCTTCAAATTGAAGGCAGCGATCGATTTAAGCAGGCGAAGGATTTCATCCACAAAACGCTTGAAAATACAACCGTTTCTGGGAATCCGGACCTACCTCTGGCAGGCCCCCATTTCTTTTGCAGTTTTACTTTTTTTGATCGCCATTCTGAACAGAATTCTTTCTTTCCGGCGGCGACTATTTTTCTACCTGAATGGCAGATTTCCTATCAGGAGAACCGCTGTACAGTTGTTGTCAATATTGCGATTCATCCCACACTCCACCTGGAGTCAGTTGTCGAAGAATTATGGCAAAAATTCCAAACCATTAGTTCAGTCAATTATGAATTAATCAGCCCGGCGATCGATCACCGAGATTTGCTTAAACGGCAGGATGTGACCGATACACTTCACTTTAAGCAATCGGTTTTTTCCGCTCTAGATCTAATTCAAAAAAACGTTTTTAACAAGATTGTGCTTGCCCATGCCTTTGACATTCTCTCTCCCTTACCGTTTCATCCGATTCATTCCCTGCATAATCTTCGCCAGTTGTATCCGGATTGCTATATTTTTGCCATCAGTAACGGCAGAGGGCAATACTTTATTGGTGCCAGCCCAGAGCGATTAATTAGCCTGCGGAACCAGCGTCTGGTGACCGACGCCCTGGCGGGTTCTGCGCCCCGAGGACAAACAACCTGCGAAGATGCCTATCTTGCAAACAGTTTGTTAAATAGCGTCAAGGAAATGCATGAACATCAGGTGGTGATTGAGTTCATCACCCGGCAGCTTTGTCAACTCGGTCTGGCTCCCAATTCCCTTCCCCTGCGGCTGCTGCAACTGTCCAACATTCAACACCTGCAAACACCCATCCAGGCGTTCGTTCCTGCCCACATTCATTTATTAGATGCGGTGGCTGAATTGCATCCCACCCCAGCAGTGGCAGGCGTTCCTAGAGAGATTGCCTGCGACTACATTTGCCGTTATGAGTTGTTTGAGCGATCGCTCTATGCTGCTCCGATCGGTTGGGTAGACCACCAGGGCAATGGTGAATTTGCGGTTGGCATTCGCTCAGCCCTGATCGATGGTTGCCATGCCAGGCTTTATGCCGGAGCCGGAATTGTTTCGGGATCAGACCCCGATCGGGAACTGGCAGAAGTTCAGCTTAAACTCCAGGCACTTTTAGCAGCACTGGTTTAG